The window GCGCGCAGCAGCTCGTCCAGCAGCGCCATGCGCGGCCGGATCTCAATGCCCGCGCCCTCGGCGGCCTGCAACTCGGGATGATCCTTTGGGACCGCTTCCGAGGCCACCAGAATGTCAATGGGGCCGTACGGGACTTCGGTCACATGCTCGGCGGCGTGGCCGGCAGCCACCGGAATGCCCTCGGCGCCCAGGCGGGCCGTGAGGTCGCTGGCCGCTTCATCGCAGCCGCTGACGCGGTGGCCCTGCGCTGAAAGCAGGCGGGCGAAGGCACTCATACCGATGCCGCCAATGCCCATCAGGTGATAGTGCAGCGCGGGGGCGGAGGCAGAAGACACGGATTGGGACGCCGCAGCCGGGCTGGGCGGGGGAGAAGCAGAAGCAGGGTCAGTCATGGGAGGAGGGGGGCCCTTCACGCAGGTGCCGTTCGATCAGGGCCGCAAATGCCGCCGCCGCGCCCGGCTGGGCCCGTCGGCGGGCCGCCCCGCTCATCGAGGCGCGCGTCCCCGCTGAGGCACACTCTAACACCGCCTGCCCCAGCGTTTCCGGCACCGTTTTCTGTTCCACCACGCGCCCCGCGCCGGCCGTTTGCACGGACATGGCGTTGTGGTACTGGTGGTTTTCCGAGGATTCGGGCAGCGGCACCATCACCAGCGGCACCCCGTGAAAGGCGGCTTCGGCCAGGGTGCTGGTGCCTGCGCGGGTGATCGCCAGATCCGCCACCGACCACGCGGCCACGGCGTCCACATACCCCACGGCCTTGTACCACTCCAGTTCCTTGACGCGCGGCGCCACCTCGGACAGCCAGCGCGGGCCGGTGGCGTGCAGCACCTGCACCGCCCGGCCGCGCCCGTCGGTGGGCACCGGGCCGGTGAAATCCAGATTCACCAGGCCGCCGCTGCCTTCGGGGGGCAGCAAGCCCTCGCGGCCAAAGACGTTTTGCAGGGTATCGGGCACAGCGTTGTTCAGGAACAGGGAACCCTGCGAGCCGCCCATTACGAACAGGGTCAGGGGGCCGTCTTGCAGCCCCAGCTTGGCCAGGGCCTGGGCGCGGGGCAGACGGTCCTCGCGCACCGGCATGCCCACCAGGGTGGCGCGCGCCGGGGGCAGGCCGATCACCTGTTCATAGGCGGTGCCCACGGCCCTGGCGCGGCCCACGGCCAACCGCTGGGTCAGGCCCAGGCGGGCGTTCTGCTCGTGCAGCACGGTGGGCAGGCCCAGGCTCTGGGCGGCCAGCACCCCGGGCAGGCTGGCAAAGCCGCCGAAGCCCACCACGGCCCCGGGCCGCCGCTGCGCCAGCCGGGCGCGCGCCTGCAGCACGCCCTGGGCGGCGCGCAGCAGCTCGCGCGGATCGGGGCGGCCCTGGCCGCTGCGGGCCAGTTTGCCGGCGTCCACCCCTTCAAAGGCCAGCCCCTGCTCGGCCGCCACCCGCTCTTCCATGCCGCCGCGCTGCCCCAGCAGCAGTGTTTCGTGCCCGCGCGCGGCGAGTTCGCGTGCGGTCGCCACCGCCGGATAGATGTGTCCCCCGGTGCCCCCCGTTGCCAGTACGACCAAGCTCATTGGGGGGGAGTGTAGCGGGTTGGGGGGTGGTGAGTGGGCAGTGGAAAGTGGGAAGTGGGAAAAACACAGGGCGCGGCCAAGCTGGCGCGCCCTGCGTACTTCTACTCCCTACTCACCACTTCCCCTCTTCAGTCGAACAGATCCCCCAGCGCCTTGCCCACGCCGCCGCCGCTGTGGCCGTCGCCGCCGATGCCGTGGTCGAATTCCTCGTAGGGCTGCACGACCACAAAGCCGTCGCCCTGAAAGACCATCTGGTAGGTTTCGCCGCCGCCCCGGCCGAACATGCTTTTCAAGCTGGCGTCCATGCGCAGCTGGGGCTGAAGGTTGCCGCTCCAGGCAATCGTGGCGTTGGGGTCAGTAAAGATGGGCTCGTTGGGGGTGACGCGCAGGGTCAGGGGCTTGCCGTGCGACAGGATCGCCACCAGCCCGTGGCCCTGCACGCGCACGCTGAAGAGCCCGCCCGCCGCCATGCCCGCCACGCGGCGCTGCATGGTGATGTCGTACTGCACGGTGTCTTCAAAGGCCAGCAGGTCGTTGCCGTTCACGTTCAGGCTGTCGCCCTGCAGGCGCAGAATCTGCACTTCCTTGCCCTGATCGGCAAGGTACGCCACGCCCCGGCCCTCAATCTTGGCCAGCGGGCTCATTTCCTGCGATACGGCGCGCTTCAGGGCCTTCATCAGGCCGCCTTCCAGGGTGCCCTCGCGCTTAAAGCTCAGGTTGCCCTTGTAGGCCACCATGGCGCCCAGCTTGCTCCACACGCGGCCATTGACCTTGACCTCCAGCATCTTGCTGGATTCGAGTTCAAAGACCTCGCCGGGGTTGTCCCGCTCGGCGGTCTGGGCGATGAAGTCACGGAGGCTGTAGGTGCCGTCGCTGCCGGGCTGCATGTTGGTCATATGGCCTAGGGTACGACACCCCCAGCCTAAAGGTTGCCGAGGGGGGGGCCGGTGCGGGGCCCCCAGATGCCCGATTTCAGAGCAATGTGCCCAGGCGGCGCAGCACCTCTTCAATCGTGGCCATATCCGTGGCGTAGCTCAGACGCACCTGGCCGGGCGCGGCAAAGTCCGTTCCGGGCACGACGGCCACCTGCGCCTCGTCCAGGATTCGCCGGGCCGCTTCCAGTTCATCCTCGTGAATCCGGGTCGTGTCGGCCATGACATAGAAGGCGCCCTGAGGCATGGGGGTGGGTAGGCCCAGGGCACCAAGGCCAGCCACGATGCGGTCGCGTCGGGCGCGGTAGGCCTGCCGGGCCTCCTCGATGAAGCGTGCGGTGGCCTCATGCTGCTCCAGCGCCGCCAGGGCCGCGTACTGGCTGACACTGCTGGCATTGCTGGTGCTCTGCGACTGCAGGGCGTTCATGGCGGCGATCACGGCCTTCGGTCCACCGGCGTAGCCAATTCGCCAGCCGGTCATGGCATAGGCCTTGCTGGCCCCGTTGATGGTCAGCGTGTGGTCCGGCGCAAAGGTACCGATGCTCACCTGCTCGGCCCCGTACACCAGATGCTCGTACATTTCATCGGTCACGATGACCAGCCCGTGCCGCTGCGCCAGCTCAGCCACCGCCTGCAGCGTTTGCGGTGGAAAGACTGCGCCGGTGGGGTTTCCGGGGCTGTTCAGCACGATCATGCGGGTGCGCGGGGTGATCCGGGCCGCCACTTCCTCCGGGTCGAGTTGAAAGCCGCTGGCCGCCGTGGTGGGCACCGCCACGGTCACCCCCCCGGCCAGCGTGATCATCTCCGGGTAGCTGACCCAGTACGGGGCGGGGATCAGCACCTCGTCGCCGGGGTTCAGCAGCGCGAAAAAGGCATTGAAGAGGGCCTGCTTGCCGCCGCTGGTCACGGTGACCTCAGCCGGGGCATAGCTCAGGCCATTTTCCCGCGAAAACTTGGCACTGATGGCCTCGCGCAGTTCGGGGATGCCGTTGACAGCGGTGTATTTGGTCTTGCCGCTCTCGATGGCCTGGATGGCGGCGGCCTTGATGTGCGGCGGCGTGTCGAAATCCGGCTCGCCCACGCTCATTGAAATCACGTCCAGCCCCTGTCTTTTCAGCTCCAATGCGCGGCTGGTGACCGCCACCGTGGCTGAAGGTTTGAGGCTCTGGGCCCGCGCCGAGAGCGTGAAGGGGGAGACCGAAGAAAGGCCGCTCATACCCCGCAAGGTACAGGCGGCCC of the Deinococcus aquaedulcis genome contains:
- the murG gene encoding undecaprenyldiphospho-muramoylpentapeptide beta-N-acetylglucosaminyltransferase yields the protein MSLVVLATGGTGGHIYPAVATARELAARGHETLLLGQRGGMEERVAAEQGLAFEGVDAGKLARSGQGRPDPRELLRAAQGVLQARARLAQRRPGAVVGFGGFASLPGVLAAQSLGLPTVLHEQNARLGLTQRLAVGRARAVGTAYEQVIGLPPARATLVGMPVREDRLPRAQALAKLGLQDGPLTLFVMGGSQGSLFLNNAVPDTLQNVFGREGLLPPEGSGGLVNLDFTGPVPTDGRGRAVQVLHATGPRWLSEVAPRVKELEWYKAVGYVDAVAAWSVADLAITRAGTSTLAEAAFHGVPLVMVPLPESSENHQYHNAMSVQTAGAGRVVEQKTVPETLGQAVLECASAGTRASMSGAARRRAQPGAAAAFAALIERHLREGPPSSHD
- a CDS encoding AIM24 family protein, with product MTNMQPGSDGTYSLRDFIAQTAERDNPGEVFELESSKMLEVKVNGRVWSKLGAMVAYKGNLSFKREGTLEGGLMKALKRAVSQEMSPLAKIEGRGVAYLADQGKEVQILRLQGDSLNVNGNDLLAFEDTVQYDITMQRRVAGMAAGGLFSVRVQGHGLVAILSHGKPLTLRVTPNEPIFTDPNATIAWSGNLQPQLRMDASLKSMFGRGGGETYQMVFQGDGFVVVQPYEEFDHGIGGDGHSGGGVGKALGDLFD
- a CDS encoding pyridoxal phosphate-dependent aminotransferase gives rise to the protein MSGLSSVSPFTLSARAQSLKPSATVAVTSRALELKRQGLDVISMSVGEPDFDTPPHIKAAAIQAIESGKTKYTAVNGIPELREAISAKFSRENGLSYAPAEVTVTSGGKQALFNAFFALLNPGDEVLIPAPYWVSYPEMITLAGGVTVAVPTTAASGFQLDPEEVAARITPRTRMIVLNSPGNPTGAVFPPQTLQAVAELAQRHGLVIVTDEMYEHLVYGAEQVSIGTFAPDHTLTINGASKAYAMTGWRIGYAGGPKAVIAAMNALQSQSTSNASSVSQYAALAALEQHEATARFIEEARQAYRARRDRIVAGLGALGLPTPMPQGAFYVMADTTRIHEDELEAARRILDEAQVAVVPGTDFAAPGQVRLSYATDMATIEEVLRRLGTLL